CGTGGCCTCGCGGCAGGCCGCGGCCTCCCCCGCGGGCACCCCGCGCGGCCGCCGCCGGGGCACCGTGACCGGCTGGCAGCCGGGGCAGTCGCACGGTTTCATCACCGACACCCGCGGCGGCTCGTGGTTCGCCTCCCGCGACGACCTGCCGGGCAGCCGGACCATGCTGCCCAGCGGGACGCCGGTGTCGTTCACCGGCTCACCCGTCCCGCCGCCGGGGCACAGGTACCCGCGGGCCTACTCGATCCGAACCGAGCCCGATTCGGCGATGTCGCACCGGACACCATGACGCCGGTCCTGTTACCTTCTCCCGGCCGTGCTCGTCATGGGGGTGACGACCGGGCACGTCCGGTCGTCACATCGACGAGCGAGGTGGGGCGAGGATGCTGACCAACATCATGTACGTGACGGTCTACGTCACCGATCAGGACCGTGCGCTGGAGTTCTACGCGGAGGGCCTGGGCCTGGAGAAGCGGATCGACTTCCCGGGGCCCGACGGCCGTTTCCTCACCGTCGGCGTGCCCGGCAGCCCGGTGCAGGTCGTCCTGTGGTCGCACGCGGCCTCCGCGGGACAGCCGGCCGACGCGGGCCCGCCCGTCGCGCCCGGTCCGCTCATCCTCGAATCCGACGACCTGCGCGAGGACTTCGAGACCTTCCGCCGGCGTGGCGTCACCTTCACCGAGCCCGAACCCGTGGACTACCCGTTCGGGCTGCGCGTCGAGGCGGTGGACCCGGACGGCAACCGGATCTCGCTGCGCGAGCGGCGCACGGCGTGACCGCCCACCCCTCCGACCTCGTGGCCGAGGCGTTCGAGGCCCAGCGCGACCGGCTGCGCGCCGTCGCGTACCGCGTGCTGGGCTCGCACGCCGACGCCGAGGACGCGGTCCAGGAAGCCTGGGTGCGCCTGGTCGGCCGGGACGCGGCGTCGATCGACAACCTGGCGGGCTGGCTGACCACCGTGGTCGGCCGGATCAGCCTGGACGTCCTGCGATCCCGCCGCGCCCGCCCGGAGACCGCCTACGGGCAGGAGTCCGGGGACCTGCTGGTGACGCCCGACGACGGCCCCGCACCGGACGAGCAGGCGGCGCTGGCCGACTCGATCGGCCTCGCCCTGCTCGTCGTGCTCGACACCCTGACCCCGAACGAGCGCCTGGCGTTCGTCCTGCACGACATGTTCGCGGTGCCCTTCCACGACATCGGCCGGATCCTGGGCAAGTCCGGCGACGCCGCCAAGATGATCGCCAGCCGCGCCCGCCGCAAGGTCCGGGCCGCGGACCGGCCGGCGGCCCCCGGCCGCGAACACCGGGAGGTCGTCGACGCCTTCCGCGCCGCCGCCCTCGGCGGCGACTTCGAAGCACTCCTGCGCGTCCTGGACCCGAACGTGGAACTGACCGTCGACACCCCCGGCGGCGTGATCGTCACCCTCGGTGCCACCGAGGTCGCCGCCGGCGCCCGCACGTTCTCCGGCGAGGCCGCCCACCACCGCCCCGTCCTGGTCGACGGCATCCCCGGCCACCTGTCTTGGCGCCCCGACGGGACACCCCTGTCCGCCATCGCCTTCACGGTCGCCGGAGGCCGGATCACCGCCATCCACATCGTCGTCGACCCGGCCAAGCTCGCCTCGATGCACTGATCCCCCGCCGGGCGGTGCGGGCCCGGGATCGCCGGGCCCGCACCGCCGCGCGCATCACCGGACGCCGGTCAGGGTCACCGCACCACCGCCGGCCTCGACCAGCACCCCGTCGGGGTGCGGCCGGGTCCGTCCCCCCTCCACCGCGTCGACCGAACCGGCGCCGACCACCAGCAGCCGCCAGTGCGTCGGCGGGGTGTCGGCCCCCACCTCGATCCGGTCACCCCGCCGCCGGGTGCGGAAGGTCGTGCCGCCGACCACCGTCACGTGGTCGCCGTCCGCCAACCGGTACGCCCGCAGCGTGACGCCCTCGGCGTGGTCGTAGTCGGGCCGGTCGTCGACCGCGCCCACGGGCAGCACGGTGTCGGGCCGCACCAGCAGCGGCAGGGTGAGGAAGTCGCAGCGGTCGCGCGCCCAGCGCGGGCCGGTCACCTCGGCCCCGGTCAGCAGGTGGGTCCACGTACCTTCCGGCACGTAGTAGGAGACCTCGCCGTCGTCGGCGAACACCGGCGCCACCAGCAGGTCGTCGCCCAGCATGTACTGGCGCTCCAGGTACGCGCACGCGGGGTCGTCCGGGAACTCCAGGGCCATCGCGCGCATCATCGGCACGCCCGCCTCCACCGCCTGCCGCGCGGCCCGGTCCAGGTAGGGCATCAGGCCCAGCTTGAGCTTGGTGAAGCGCCGCAGCACGTCCACGGCCTCCTCGTCGAACAGCCACGGCACCCGGTAGGAGCCGCTGCCGTGCAGCCTGCTGTGCGAGGACAGCAGGCCGAACGCCGTCCACCGCTTGAACAGCGCCGCCGACGGGGTGCCCTCGAAGCCACCGATGTCGTGGCTCCAGAAGCCGAACCCGGACAGGCCCAGCGACAGGCCGCCGCGCAGGCTCTCGGCCATCGACTCGTAGCTGGACTCGCAGTCGCCGCCCCAGTGCACGGGGAACCGCTGCGAGCCGACCGTGGCCGAGCGGGCGAACACCACGGCCTCCTCGGGACCGCGCCTGCGGCGCAGCACCTCGAACACCGTCCGGTTGTAGAGGTAGGTGTAGTAGTTGTGCATCCGCTCGGGGTCGGAGCCGTCGTGGTAGACCACGTCGGTGGGCACCCGCTCGCCGAAGTCGGTCTTGAAGCAGTCCACGCCCTGCGCCAGCAGCGCGTCGAGCTTGGCCGCGTACCACTCGCGGGCGGCCGGGTTGGTGAAGTCGACCAGCGCCATGCCCGGCTGCCACAGGTCCCACTGCCACACCTCGCCGGTCGGCCTGCGCAGCAGGTAGCCGGCCGCGGCGCCCTCGGCGAACAGCGGTGACCGCTGCGCGACGTAGGGGTTGATCCACAGCGAGACGCGCAGGCCGCGGGAGCGCAGCCGGTCGAGCATGCCGACCGGGTCGGGGAAGGTGCGCGGGTCCCAGGTGAAGTCGCACCAGTGGAACTCGCGCATCCAGAAGCAGTCGAAGTGGAACACGCTCAGCGGCAGGTCGCGCTCCGCCATGCCGTCGACGAACCGGGTCACCGTCGCCTCGTCGTAGGAGGTGGTGAACGAGGTGGACAGCCACAGGCCGAACGACCACGCGGGCGGCAGCGCGGGCCGGCCGGTGAGCGCGGTGTACTTGCGCAGCACCTCCTTGGGCGTGGGCCCGTAGATGACGAAGTACTCCAGCTCCTCGTCCTCCACGCTGAACCCGACCTTGGACACCGCCTCGGAACCGACCTCGAACGACACCCGCCCGGGATGGTTGACGAACACCCCGTACCCGCCGCTGGTCAGGTAGAACGGGACGTTCTTGTACGCCTGCTCGCTGCTGGTGCCGCCGTCGGCGTTCCACACGTCCACGACCTGGCCGTTGCGCACCAGCGGCCCGAACCGCTCGCCGAGGCCGTAGACCACGTCGCCCACGCCCAGGTCGAGCTGCTCGCGGACGTGGTGCGCGCCGTCGGCGGTCATGAAGCCCATGCCCTTGGCGCCGCTGCCGGTCAGCCTGCGCCCGTCGGCGGTGAAGTCGACCCGCCACCGGTCGCCGCGGTGGACGTGCGCGGACAGGGTGCCCGCGGTCAGCACCACCCCGGCGTCGTCGTCGACCACCTTGGCCTCGTGCCCCGGGTCGGCGACCACGGCGAACCGCGGGCCGTTATCCGCGCCGCCGGCGAAGTGGGTGATGGTCACGCCGACCACGTCGGGCATCGGCGAGGACAGGCGCAGGGCGACCACCGGGCCCTTGAGCGTGTCGCCCCGGTGCCGCACGGGGTGGGTCGGCGCGTGCACGACGACCTCGCCCTCCCCCACGACGACGTCGTGCACCTGGACCGGGTGGGCGGCCTGGACCCCCGGCCGCAGCAGCCAGTACCCGTCGGTGAACTTCACTTGCGCTCCTGTCGGTGGAGATCGGGCCGTTCGCGGCCGGGAGGGGACCAAGGCGCTGAACCGGCGGCGAGGGGTTCGCGGGGGTGTCGGGTGCGGTCGCGCGGCTGGTGGCCGGCGCCCTCCGACGAAGTGCCGGGCACGGCGATCCCGGAGGCGGAGGAGTCGGGACCTGCCCGCTGCACCTGGCGGGTGGTGCGGTGGCGCGGCCCGGGTAATCGCGCGAACCGCCGCACGCGGAGGTCGCCGCGCCAGGCGCGGAATTCGTTCGCCGGACGGGGAGCGCTCACCTCACCGCTCCCGCCGTGACACCGCGGGCCAGCGCCCGCTGGAAGACGAGGAAGAACACGACGGCGGGCAGCACGCCGAGCAGCGCGGAGGCGCCGGTCGTGGTGGCGTCCATCATCCGCTGGCCCTGGAGCACCCCGAGCGCCACCGGCACCGTCTGGTTGTCGTTGGAGATCAGCAGCACCATGGGGAGGAAGAACTCGTTCCAGGTCCAGATGAAGAAGAACACGAACAGCACCGACAGCGTCGGCCTGCTGACCGGCACCACCACCCGCACCAGGGTCTGCCACTTGCCCGCGCCGTCGATGCGGGCCGCCTCCAGCAGCTCCCGGGGGAACTCGCCGAGCGTGGAGGTGAGCAGGTAGGTGCCGAAGGCGGCCTGGACGGCCGTGAAGATGACGATCACGGCCGTCTTGGTGTCGTAGAGGCCGACCTGGTTGGTCAGGAAGTACAGCGGGTAGACCAGCGCTTCCTGCGGCAGGGTGTTGGCGACCAGGAACACCACCAGGATCCACAGCCTGCCGCGCACCCGGCCGATGCCCAGCGCGTAGGCGTTGCACACCGACACCACGACCGCCAGCACCGCCACCGAACCGCTGATCACCACGCTGTTGAGCAGCTTGCGCCCGAAGTCCACCCGCTGCCAGAAGGCGATCAGCGCGTCCAGCGACACCGGGTCGGGCACGGCGAGCGGCCCGTTGGCGGCGTAGTCCGCGGGCGTCTTGACCGCGTTGAGCGCCACGATCGCGAACGGCACCAGCATCGCCACGGCCAGCACGACCACCGACCACAGCACCGCGTGCCGCCTCACCGGCGCGCACCCCGGTCCTGCACCCGCAGGAACACCGCGGTCAGCACCAGCACGAGCACCGTCAGCACCGTCGCCACGGCCGCGCCGTAGCCGACCCTGGTCCGCTCGAAGAAGTTCTGGAACGAGTAGTACGACGGCACGGTGGTGGCGCCACCCGGGCCTCCCCTGGTCAGCACGTAGATCGGGGCGAACACCTTGAGCGCGGCGATGGTGCAGGTCAGCAGGACCACGAACACCTCGGGGCGCAGCTGCGGCACGGTGACGTTGCGGAACCGGCCCCACCACGACGCGCCGTCGAGCTCCGCGGCCTCGTGCAGCGACGGGTCGACCCGCCCCATGCCGGCCATGAAGATCACCACGGGGTAGCCGACCTGGATCCACAGCAGCACGCCCATCACCGACCACAGGGCCAGGTCGGGGTCGCCGAGCCAGTCGCCCGCCAGCGCGTCGAACCCGACCGCGCGCAGCAGCTCGTTGAGCGCGCCGTCGCGCGGCGCCAGGACCCAGCCCCACACGATCCCGGCGACGGCCACCGGCAGCACCTGCGGCAGGTAGACGCACGCCCGCAGCACGGCGGCGGCGCGCATGCCGAAGTGCCTGCCGATGTAGTCGAACAGCACGGCGGCGATCAGCAGCCCGGCCAGGGTCGGCAGGACCGCCATGGCCACCACCAGGCCGACGTTGTGCCGGAACGACGCCCAGAACGTGCCGTCCGACAGCAGCCGCGCGTAGTTGTCCAGGCCGATCCACTCCGGCTCGCCCGCGCCGGACCACTCGGTGAGGCTGATGCCGACGTTCATGCCGAACGGCACCAGCACCACGGCGAGCAGCAGCAGGCCGCCGGGCAGCAGGAACAGCAGGTAGGAGCCGCGGTCGCGGAGGGCGGGAGGGATCATCGGTCGGTGCCCGAGCGGTTCTCCCGGTAGTAGTCGCCCAGCTCGGTCAGCACCTCGTGCGGGCCGAGGTCGCCGGTGATGAGCTTCTGCACCGCCGAGACCTGCACGTCGTAGAAGCCGGGCGCGGGCCAGTCGGGGTAGAACGCCAGCCGGTCGCCCGCGGTCAGCTCGCGGAAGTCGGCGTTGAGCTGCTCGGTCCTCGGGTCGGCCGCCGGGGTGGCGCCCGACGCGACAGGCACGCCGCCCGCGTCGCGCAGCTTGTCCTGGACGGCCTGCGACATGGTGATGTCGATGAAGTCGTAGGCCAGCTCCTTGTTCTTGGCGCCCTTGGGCACGACCCACAGGTTGCCGCTGGAGCCGGCGGTCATGCCGAACCACGGGAAGGTGCCCCACTCGAAGCCCTGGACCTGGGCCCGCACCCGGCCGTACCACCAGCTCCCGGTGACCATGAGCGGGTACTCGCCGCGGATGAACGCCTGGCCCATGTCCTCGGCCTTCATCCCGGCCGAGTCCTTGCCCAGGTAGCCCTCGCGCAGCCACTTGGCGAAGGTCTCGGCGCCGTGGACCCAGGTGTTGTCGTGGAAGTCCACCTCGCCGGTGTAGCGCTGGTACCGGTCGACCCAGTCGCGGTCGGCCTCGGTCAGCGCGAGCTGGTAGAACAGCTGGTGGGCGGGGTACTCGGCGCCGCCGACGGCCAGCGGGGTGATGCCGGCGGCGACGAACTTCGCCATCGCGGCGGTCAGCTCGTCCAGCGTCGTGGGCACGGCCAGCCCCTGCCGGTCGAACAGGGTCTTGTTGTAGTAGACCGTCACGTACTCGGCGTAGTTGGGCACGCCGTACCACTTGCCGGAGCCCATCACGCCGCGCTCGTCGTAGCGGGCGGTGGTGTCGATGCCGGCGCCCAGCTCCTTGTCCCACCCGCGTTGGGCGACCTCGGCGCTCAGGTCGGTCAGCAGGCCCTGCCTGGCCAGCAGACCGGCGGTGGCGTTGCCCTTGTTGTACTCCATGACGTCCGGCGCGTCGGCGGAGTTGAGGACCATGGGCGCGGTCTTCTGGACCTGCTCGAAGCCCTTCTCCTCGAACCTGACCTCGACGCCGGGGTGGGTGGCCTTGAACTCCTCGATCGCCGCGGCCCACGCCACGCCCATCGCGCTGTCGGGACCCTCGTAGTGCCAGAGCTTGAGCGTCTTGCCGTCGCCCGCCTCGTCGCCGGAACCCCCGCAGCCGGTCACGACCAGCAGGACGGCGGTGGCGGCGGCCAGGAGTCTGCGCATCAGGGTCCTCCGCGGTGAGGTCCGGCCTGTCGAAGCGCTTCGATAGCATCGACATCTCAGACCGTAGGGCGGGGGGTGTGCCGAGATCAACAGACCAGCAGGGTGAACCGCCGGGGTGGGCGCTGACGCAGCGCAGTCGACGACCCGCCGGAGACCGCCGCGGCGCACCCGGTCTTCACCGCACCGGAAATGAAGCACCCATTTTTTGGGCGCAATTCTGCGGGAACGCCTGTTCGACCTGGTGCCCGGGACAGCCCTCGGGTCACGCGCGATCGCCGGCCGCCCCTTTTCCGATCGGGTGACAAGCGGAGTTCGTCCTTCTGCCGGTCCGGCCCCGCTGCGAGGAT
This portion of the Saccharothrix syringae genome encodes:
- a CDS encoding VOC family protein — translated: MLTNIMYVTVYVTDQDRALEFYAEGLGLEKRIDFPGPDGRFLTVGVPGSPVQVVLWSHAASAGQPADAGPPVAPGPLILESDDLREDFETFRRRGVTFTEPEPVDYPFGLRVEAVDPDGNRISLRERRTA
- a CDS encoding ABC transporter substrate-binding protein, encoding MRRLLAAATAVLLVVTGCGGSGDEAGDGKTLKLWHYEGPDSAMGVAWAAAIEEFKATHPGVEVRFEEKGFEQVQKTAPMVLNSADAPDVMEYNKGNATAGLLARQGLLTDLSAEVAQRGWDKELGAGIDTTARYDERGVMGSGKWYGVPNYAEYVTVYYNKTLFDRQGLAVPTTLDELTAAMAKFVAAGITPLAVGGAEYPAHQLFYQLALTEADRDWVDRYQRYTGEVDFHDNTWVHGAETFAKWLREGYLGKDSAGMKAEDMGQAFIRGEYPLMVTGSWWYGRVRAQVQGFEWGTFPWFGMTAGSSGNLWVVPKGAKNKELAYDFIDITMSQAVQDKLRDAGGVPVASGATPAADPRTEQLNADFRELTAGDRLAFYPDWPAPGFYDVQVSAVQKLITGDLGPHEVLTELGDYYRENRSGTDR
- the yicI gene encoding alpha-xylosidase; translated protein: MKFTDGYWLLRPGVQAAHPVQVHDVVVGEGEVVVHAPTHPVRHRGDTLKGPVVALRLSSPMPDVVGVTITHFAGGADNGPRFAVVADPGHEAKVVDDDAGVVLTAGTLSAHVHRGDRWRVDFTADGRRLTGSGAKGMGFMTADGAHHVREQLDLGVGDVVYGLGERFGPLVRNGQVVDVWNADGGTSSEQAYKNVPFYLTSGGYGVFVNHPGRVSFEVGSEAVSKVGFSVEDEELEYFVIYGPTPKEVLRKYTALTGRPALPPAWSFGLWLSTSFTTSYDEATVTRFVDGMAERDLPLSVFHFDCFWMREFHWCDFTWDPRTFPDPVGMLDRLRSRGLRVSLWINPYVAQRSPLFAEGAAAGYLLRRPTGEVWQWDLWQPGMALVDFTNPAAREWYAAKLDALLAQGVDCFKTDFGERVPTDVVYHDGSDPERMHNYYTYLYNRTVFEVLRRRRGPEEAVVFARSATVGSQRFPVHWGGDCESSYESMAESLRGGLSLGLSGFGFWSHDIGGFEGTPSAALFKRWTAFGLLSSHSRLHGSGSYRVPWLFDEEAVDVLRRFTKLKLGLMPYLDRAARQAVEAGVPMMRAMALEFPDDPACAYLERQYMLGDDLLVAPVFADDGEVSYYVPEGTWTHLLTGAEVTGPRWARDRCDFLTLPLLVRPDTVLPVGAVDDRPDYDHAEGVTLRAYRLADGDHVTVVGGTTFRTRRRGDRIEVGADTPPTHWRLLVVGAGSVDAVEGGRTRPHPDGVLVEAGGGAVTLTGVR
- a CDS encoding sigma-70 family RNA polymerase sigma factor, with the translated sequence MTAHPSDLVAEAFEAQRDRLRAVAYRVLGSHADAEDAVQEAWVRLVGRDAASIDNLAGWLTTVVGRISLDVLRSRRARPETAYGQESGDLLVTPDDGPAPDEQAALADSIGLALLVVLDTLTPNERLAFVLHDMFAVPFHDIGRILGKSGDAAKMIASRARRKVRAADRPAAPGREHREVVDAFRAAALGGDFEALLRVLDPNVELTVDTPGGVIVTLGATEVAAGARTFSGEAAHHRPVLVDGIPGHLSWRPDGTPLSAIAFTVAGGRITAIHIVVDPAKLASMH
- a CDS encoding carbohydrate ABC transporter permease → MIPPALRDRGSYLLFLLPGGLLLLAVVLVPFGMNVGISLTEWSGAGEPEWIGLDNYARLLSDGTFWASFRHNVGLVVAMAVLPTLAGLLIAAVLFDYIGRHFGMRAAAVLRACVYLPQVLPVAVAGIVWGWVLAPRDGALNELLRAVGFDALAGDWLGDPDLALWSVMGVLLWIQVGYPVVIFMAGMGRVDPSLHEAAELDGASWWGRFRNVTVPQLRPEVFVVLLTCTIAALKVFAPIYVLTRGGPGGATTVPSYYSFQNFFERTRVGYGAAVATVLTVLVLVLTAVFLRVQDRGARR
- a CDS encoding carbohydrate ABC transporter permease is translated as MRRHAVLWSVVVLAVAMLVPFAIVALNAVKTPADYAANGPLAVPDPVSLDALIAFWQRVDFGRKLLNSVVISGSVAVLAVVVSVCNAYALGIGRVRGRLWILVVFLVANTLPQEALVYPLYFLTNQVGLYDTKTAVIVIFTAVQAAFGTYLLTSTLGEFPRELLEAARIDGAGKWQTLVRVVVPVSRPTLSVLFVFFFIWTWNEFFLPMVLLISNDNQTVPVALGVLQGQRMMDATTTGASALLGVLPAVVFFLVFQRALARGVTAGAVR